In Fusarium oxysporum f. sp. lycopersici 4287 chromosome 9, whole genome shotgun sequence, the genomic stretch GTATCTTCTATTGTAATTGCATCTCAAGATAGGTCGCCCTCGCCTTTCTACATGATCATGGACTTTACATTATCCTCCTTCGGCCCTCATGAAGCCGTCATACTCCTCAGCATCATAACAAGCCTCGCCCTTCTCGGCtacaagctcaacgacaTCATCCAAAGCCGCAAAAGCTTCCGCTACAAAAGCAAACTCCCTCCCGTATCATCAAACTACCAACCCAGCGACTACAAAACCCCCATCCCAGAGCCCTACCCCAACTGGTCCatcgacaagaccaagcCCCTTCCCTACAGAGCATTCCGCTATGGCCCCAACTACCAAGTCACCATGGGTCTGCGGACGTGTCCCGTAGAGGAGTGGATTGAGCTGGATAACCACTATCCGAAATACCACGCTGATAAAGCTGCGAGGATCAAGGAGAGGGGGACCAAGTGTGTTGATACGCACCCTGATGCGTATCCTGCTGCTATTGAGCTTCTGCAGGAGTTGGCTGATTATCTACCCGCGAGATATCCGAGTCTTTTTGAACGGACGGCTGTTGGGATCAAGAATAAATGGTCGGGCGAAGACTTCAATATTATTGAGCGTCCACTAGCTGAAGATCCCATGGCCATCTGCGCCCGCCTCATTCAAGACGATCTCGCCATCATGGTCGAGCGTCCTGATGGTCAATACTATCTCCTCGCTGGTGCCATTCTCCTCGCTGGCTTCTGGCGTCTCTCAGATAAATACGGCATGTCCCTCTCCGAGATCCACACATCAGGCGACGTCCCCCATTTCAAGGAAAAGCTCGAGACAGGAATGTGCAAGTTCTTCAAACGCCTGCGCCCAGAAACAGTGTACAACCGCAACAACTACTTCCTCCAAGTCGACGACAGTCTAGCCTGGAGCTGGAGTATCGGCAGTGAAGACGCACCCTCTGTGAGCTGGAGCACCGCtgagaaggacaaggcgaTTGAGCACCACATGTTTCGCTCTGAGCGACAGTCTCTGAGGCGGTTGCCAAAGACTGGTGGTGTGGTGTTTACCATTCGAACGTATTTTCACCCTGTGACGGAGATTGCGCAGGAGGATCATGTTCCCGGGAGATTGGCGA encodes the following:
- a CDS encoding alpha-1,2-mannosyltransferase, which encodes MIMDFTLSSFGPHEAVILLSIITSLALLGYKLNDIIQSRKSFRYKSKLPPVSSNYQPSDYKTPIPEPYPNWSIDKTKPLPYRAFRYGPNYQVTMGLRTCPVEEWIELDNHYPKYHADKAARIKERGTKCVDTHPDAYPAAIELLQELADYLPARYPSLFERTAVGIKNKWSGEDFNIIERPLAEDPMAICARLIQDDLAIMVERPDGQYYLLAGAILLAGFWRLSDKYGMSLSEIHTSGDVPHFKEKLETGMCKFFKRLRPETVYNRNNYFLQVDDSLAWSWSIGSEDAPSVSWSTAEKDKAIEHHMFRSERQSLRRLPKTGGVVFTIRTYFHPVTEIAQEDHVPGRLASAVRSWDDKVANYKGKQKYGEVLLEYLDREHEKQLARGLDVEKEGEIRKYPW